From one Dermacentor variabilis isolate Ectoservices chromosome 3, ASM5094787v1, whole genome shotgun sequence genomic stretch:
- the LOC142574455 gene encoding uncharacterized protein LOC142574455 — MTTLDTVSSSEDESQVGRLPASFSWPCTGNQVLVAMAAVFQGLLIIVTLTAINKYGIFADIEPAKYYEKADILQPERNAVDDYGSASGIPDPDRRSPKSTTTFDDLAVLASVPSGLRRAAGTGPKANGSSHTWSSTIADSGNGSRALMCLFADTFEGDFPTHLCTHLVFMNAVIDLQAQIIRPNSAEQGRAVLQRFVNQRREQEEGGGCHFLVSLWEARVTDTYRDLFTDWSRGTRAATLALGWLQRTGLDGLALLNLALTSDSGPDFLNVLKVMRAVMGADVILAFGFYLPESYQGKEEKRLINTLQQIAK; from the exons ATGACTACGCTGGACACGGTGAGCAGCTCGGAGGACGAGTCGCAGGTGGGCCGGCTGCCCGCCTCGTTTTCGTGGCCTTGCACCGGCAACCAAGTGCTGGTGGCCATGGCCGCCGTCTTCCAGGGCCTGCTCATTATCGTTACGCTCACGGCCATCAACAAGTACGGCATCTTTGCCG ATATAGAACCTGCGAAGTATTACGAGAAAGCCGACATCCTGCAGCCAGAGAGAAACG CGGTTGACGACTACGGCAGTGCCTCCGGCATTCCAGATCCAGACAGGCGGAGCCCGAAGTCGACGACAACGTTCGACGACTTGGCTGTCCTCGCCTCAG TTCCTAGCGGCCTGAGACGAGCTGCGGGCACGGGCCCCAAAGCCAACGGAAGCTCGCACACATGGTCTTCGACAATTGCAG ACAGCGGCAACGGCAGCCGCGCTCTGATGTGCCTGTTCGCGGACACATTCGAGGGAGACTTCCCGACGCACCTGTGCACGCACCTGGTGTTCATGAACGCCGTGATCGACCTGCAGGCGCAGATCATCCGGCCAAACTCGGCCGAGCAGGGACGCGCCG TGCTGCAGCGGTTCGTCAACCAGCGTCGCGAGCAGGAGGAGGGCGGCGGCTGCCACTTCCTGGTCTCCCTGTGGGAGGCCCGGGTGACGGACACGTACCGCGACCTGTTCACCGACTGGTCGCGGGGCACCCGCGCCGCCACGCTGGCCCTCGGCTGGCTCCAGCGCACGGGGCTCGACGGGCTCGCGCTGCTCAACCTCGCGCTCACCTCGGACAGCGGGCCGGACTTCCTCAACGTCCTCAAG GTGATGCGCGCCGTGATGGGCGCCGACGTGATCCTGGCGTTCGGCTTCTACCTTCCGGAGAGCTACCAGGGCAAAGAGGAGAAGCGACTCATCAACACGTTGCAGCAGATAGCTAA ATGA